Proteins encoded in a region of the Prunus persica cultivar Lovell chromosome G4, Prunus_persica_NCBIv2, whole genome shotgun sequence genome:
- the LOC18780925 gene encoding uncharacterized protein LOC18780925, which produces MDLAPEELQFLTIPDILRESTSIPKQSPKTFYLITLTLIFPLSFAILAHSLFTHPLLNQLQGPSTDPAQLHHKWTVLLLFQFCYLIFLFAFSLLSTAAVVFTVASLYTSKPVSFSSTLSAIPKVFKRLFITFLWVSLLMVCYNFVFVAFLILLILAIDTQNPLLLLFSGVVLFLLFLVVHVYITVVWHLASVVSVLEPVYGFAAMKKSYELLKGKIGMAFLLVFGYLSICGVIGGVFGTVVVHGGEDYGVFVRIVVGGFLVGVLVIVNLVGLLLQSVFYYVCKSYHHQGIDKSALHDHLGGYLGEYVPLKSSIQMENLDV; this is translated from the coding sequence ATGGATCTGGCCCCAGAGGAGCTTCAATTTCTCACCATCCCAGACATCCTCAGAGAATCAACCTCCATCCCCAAACAGTCCCCTAAGACCTTCTACCTCataaccctaaccctaatttTCCCCCTCTCCTTCGCAATCCTAGCCCATTCCCTCTTCACCCACCCTCTCCTTAACCAGCTTCAAGGCCCGTCCACCGACCCGGCCCAACTCCACCACAAATGGACcgtcctcctcctcttccagTTCTGCTacctcatcttcctcttcgccttctctctcctttccACAGCCGCAGTGGTCTTCACTGTCGCTTCCCTCTACACCTCAAAGCCCGTCTCTTTCTCCTCAACACTCTCCGCCATCCCCAAAGTCTTCAAGCGCCTCTTCATCACTTTCCTCTGGGTCTCTCTCCTAATGGTCTGTTACAATTTCGTCTTCGTGGCTTTTTTGATCCTTCTCATTCTCGCCATTGATACCCAGAACCCACTTTTGCTTCTTTTCTCCGGCGTTGTACTGTTTCTTCTATTCTTGGTTGTACATGTTTATATAACCGTGGTCTGGCATTTGGCCAGCGTTGTTTCTGTACTTGAGCCCGTTTATGGGTTCGCTGCGATGAAGAAGAGCTATGAGCTGCTGAAGGGGAAGATTGGAATGGCTTTTTTGCTGGTGTTCGGGTATTTGTCCATTTGTGGAGTTATCGGAGGCGTTTTTGGGACAGTGGTGGTCCATGGCGGGGAAGATTATGGGGTTTTTGTGAGGATTGTGGTGGGTGGGTTCTTGGTGGGTGTTTTggtgattgtgaatttggttgGGTTGTTGTTGCAGAGTGTGTTTTACTATGTTTGCAAGAGTTACCATCATCAGGGGATTGACAAGAGTGCTTTGCATGATCACCTTGGCGGATATCTTGGAGAATATGTGCCTCTCAAAAGCAGCATTCAGATGGAAAACTTGGATGTCtga
- the LOC18778497 gene encoding protein ROOT HAIR DEFECTIVE 3 homolog 2 isoform X2: MEEDCCATQLIYGDGEFNSSGLDRFVKEVKLAECGLSYAVVAIMGPQSSGKSTLLNHLFHTKFREMDAYSGRSQTTKGIWIAKCVGIEPCTIAMDLEGTDGRERGEDDTTFEKQSALFALAVSDIVLINMWCHDIGREQAANKPLLKTVFQVMMRLFSPRKTTLLFVIRDKTKTPFEYLEPVLREDIQKIWDGVPKPQAHKSTPFSDFFSVEVVALSSYEEKEEKFKEEVAQLRQRFFHSISPGGLAGDRRGVVPATGFSFSAQQIWKVIKENKDLDLPAHKVMVATVRCEEIANQKSNQLVYDEDWLALKEAVQIGPVQGFGIRLSSILGTYLSEYDMEAVYFDEGVRNSKRQLLESKALDFVYPAYTTMLGHLRSKALEDFKVRLEQSLNKGGEFASSVRTSSQSSMLEFDKGCADTAIQQADWDGSRVREKLKRDIDAHASSVRSAKLSKLKINYEKQLSASLTGPVEALLETGGKDTWTSMRKLLNHDTEVAVLEFSAAVAGFELDKDTSTKMTQNLRDYARNVVEKKAREEAGNIMIHMKDRFSTVFNYDSDSMPRVWTEKEDIRSITKDARSASLKLLSVMAAIRMESKPDNIEKLLFSSLMDGTVTVSSSQDRRVAASTYPLASSTWEEVSSKDTLITPVQCKSLWRQFKAETEYSVTQAISAQEAHKQSNNWWPPLWAILAMIVLGYNEIKLLITNPLYLMVLFVAYLISRALWVQMDIGRVFQHGILSGILTIVSRFLPTVMDLLRKLAEKSQGNPAPEAPRRPISVASQSHRNETPLPNTISSSIPESTVSSNMSSSDGGVEYSSPPLRQRRPTNVQEVDLMK, encoded by the exons ATGGAGGAAGATTGCTGCGCCACACAACTCATCTATGGAGATGGTGAGTTTAACTCTTCTGGGCTCGACAGGTTCGTCAAGGAAGTGAAGCTTGCTGAGTGTGGACTCTCCTATGCTGTTGTTGCCATCATGGGTCCTCAGAGCAGCG GGAAGAGCACTTTATTGAACCATCTGTTCCACACTAAGTTTAGAGAGATGGATGCATACAGTGGAAG GAGCCAAACAACTAAGGGTATTTGGATAGCCAAGTGTGTTGGCATTGAGCCTTGCACGATTGCCATGGATTTGGAGGGTACCGATGGTAGGGAGAGAGGCGAG GATGATACTACATTCGAGAAGCAAAGCGCCCTATTTGCCCTGGCAGTTTCAGACATTGTGCTGATAAATAT GTGGTGTCATGATATAGGTCGCGAGCAAGCTGCAAACAAACCTTTACTGAAAACAGTTTTTCAG GTCATGATGCGCTTATTCAGCCCCCGTAAAACGACATTACTGTTTGTTATACGTGATAAAACAAAG ACCCCGTTTGAATATCTGGAGCCGGTTTTGAGGGAAGATATACAGAAG ATATGGGATGGAGTTCCGAAGCCCCAAGCCCATAAAAGTACCCCCTTCAGTGATTTCTTTAGT GTAGAAGTAGTTGCTTTGTCCAGTTATGAAGAGAAGGAGGAGAAGTTTAAGGAGGAG GTTGCTCAACTGAGGCAGCGCTTTTTCCATTCTATTTCTCCAGGAGGGCTTGCTGGTGATAGACGGGGTGTTGTCCCTGCCACAGGATTTTCCTTTAGTGCACAACAGATTTGGAAAGTAATCAAAGAGAACAAGGACCTGGATCTTCCCGCTCACAAG GTTATGGTTGCTACTGTTCGGTGTGAAGAGATTGCCAACCAGAAATCTAATCAGTTAGTCTATGATGAG GATTGGTTGGCATTGAAAGAAGCTGTCCAAATTGGTCCCGTACAAGGTTTTGGTATAAGGCTCAGCTCCATCCTAGGCACCTATCTTTCTGA ATATGACATGGAGGCCGTCTACTTTGATGAAGGTGTAAGGAACTCAAAACGACAATTGTTGGAGTCAAAAGCATTGGAT TTTGTTTACCCTGCATACACGACCATGCTGGGACACCTGCGTTCTAAAGCACTTGAAGATTTTAAAGTGAGGCTGGAGCAATCGTTAAACAAAGGAGGAGAATTTGCTTCATCTGTTCGTACCTCTAGTCAGTCTTCCATGCTTGAGTTTGACAAAGGATGTGCAG ATACTGCCATACAACAAGCTGATTGGGATGGTTCGAGAGTCAGGGAAAAACTTAAACGTGATATAGATGCTCATGCATCATCCGTTCGTAGTGCAAAGTTGtcaaaactgaaaatcaaTTATGAG AAACAACTTTCTGCATCTTTAACTGGACCTGTAGAGGCACTACTTGAAACTGGTGGAAAAGACACTTGGACTTCAATGAGAAAACTTCTTAATCATGACACTGAAGTTGCAGTATTGGAGTTCTCAGCTgcagttgctggttttgaGTTGGACAAAGATACATCTACCAAAATGACTCAAAATTTAAGGGATTATGCAAGAAATGTGGTTGAGAAAAAAGCACGAGAAGAGGCTGGAAACATTATGATCCACATGAAGGATCG GTTCTCGACAGTCTTCAATTATGACAGTGATTCAATGCCTAGGGTTTGGACTGAGAAAGAAGACATTAGAAGTATTACCAAGGATGCCCGCTCCGCG TCTCTAAAGCTTTTGTCGGTCATGGCTGCCATCCGCATGGAGTCGAAGCCAGATAATATTGAAaaacttctcttttcttctttgatggATGGAACTGTTACTGTTTCATCTTCGCAAGATAGGAGAGTAGCAGCTTCTACGTATCCTCTTGCCTCAAGCACTTGGGAAGAG GTTTCATCAAAGGATACTTTAATTACTCCAGTACAGTGCAAGTCGTTGTGGAGACAGTTCAAGGCAGAGACTGAGTATAGTGTCACTCAAGCTATTTCAGCCCAG gAGGCTCACAAGCAGAGTAACAACTGGTGGCCTCCTCTATGGGCTATTTTGGCGATGATTGTTCTTGGTTATAACGAAATTAAACTCCTTATAAC GAACCCTCTCTACCTCATGGTTCTATTTGTtgcatatttaatttcaaggGCCTTATGGGTACAGATGGACATTGGGCGAGTGTTCCAACATGGCATC CTGTCAGGAATACTAACTATCGTATCGAGGTTTCTTCCAACTGTTATGGATCTTCTAAGAAAACTTGCAGAAAAATCTCAGGGTAATCCAGCACCTGAAGCACCCAGGCGGCCAATTTCTGTTGCTTCCCAGAGTCATAGAAATGAAACCCCTCTGCCAAACACAATATCAAGCTCAATTCCTGAGTCAACTGTGTCATCTAATATGTCGTCATCGGATGGTGGCGTCGAATACTCAAGCCCTCCCTTGAGACAAAGGCGACCTACAAACGTTCAAGAAGTTGAT TTGATGAAATAA
- the LOC18778497 gene encoding protein ROOT HAIR DEFECTIVE 3 homolog 2 isoform X1 gives MEEDCCATQLIYGDGEFNSSGLDRFVKEVKLAECGLSYAVVAIMGPQSSGKSTLLNHLFHTKFREMDAYSGRSQTTKGIWIAKCVGIEPCTIAMDLEGTDGRERGEDDTTFEKQSALFALAVSDIVLINMWCHDIGREQAANKPLLKTVFQVMMRLFSPRKTTLLFVIRDKTKTPFEYLEPVLREDIQKIWDGVPKPQAHKSTPFSDFFSVEVVALSSYEEKEEKFKEEVAQLRQRFFHSISPGGLAGDRRGVVPATGFSFSAQQIWKVIKENKDLDLPAHKVMVATVRCEEIANQKSNQLVYDEDWLALKEAVQIGPVQGFGIRLSSILGTYLSEYDMEAVYFDEGVRNSKRQLLESKALDFVYPAYTTMLGHLRSKALEDFKVRLEQSLNKGGEFASSVRTSSQSSMLEFDKGCADTAIQQADWDGSRVREKLKRDIDAHASSVRSAKLSKLKINYEKQLSASLTGPVEALLETGGKDTWTSMRKLLNHDTEVAVLEFSAAVAGFELDKDTSTKMTQNLRDYARNVVEKKAREEAGNIMIHMKDRFSTVFNYDSDSMPRVWTEKEDIRSITKDARSASLKLLSVMAAIRMESKPDNIEKLLFSSLMDGTVTVSSSQDRRVAASTYPLASSTWEEVSSKDTLITPVQCKSLWRQFKAETEYSVTQAISAQEAHKQSNNWWPPLWAILAMIVLGYNEIKLLITNPLYLMVLFVAYLISRALWVQMDIGRVFQHGILSGILTIVSRFLPTVMDLLRKLAEKSQGNPAPEAPRRPISVASQSHRNETPLPNTISSSIPESTVSSNMSSSDGGVEYSSPPLRQRRPTNVQEVDVNVFVPCVSD, from the exons ATGGAGGAAGATTGCTGCGCCACACAACTCATCTATGGAGATGGTGAGTTTAACTCTTCTGGGCTCGACAGGTTCGTCAAGGAAGTGAAGCTTGCTGAGTGTGGACTCTCCTATGCTGTTGTTGCCATCATGGGTCCTCAGAGCAGCG GGAAGAGCACTTTATTGAACCATCTGTTCCACACTAAGTTTAGAGAGATGGATGCATACAGTGGAAG GAGCCAAACAACTAAGGGTATTTGGATAGCCAAGTGTGTTGGCATTGAGCCTTGCACGATTGCCATGGATTTGGAGGGTACCGATGGTAGGGAGAGAGGCGAG GATGATACTACATTCGAGAAGCAAAGCGCCCTATTTGCCCTGGCAGTTTCAGACATTGTGCTGATAAATAT GTGGTGTCATGATATAGGTCGCGAGCAAGCTGCAAACAAACCTTTACTGAAAACAGTTTTTCAG GTCATGATGCGCTTATTCAGCCCCCGTAAAACGACATTACTGTTTGTTATACGTGATAAAACAAAG ACCCCGTTTGAATATCTGGAGCCGGTTTTGAGGGAAGATATACAGAAG ATATGGGATGGAGTTCCGAAGCCCCAAGCCCATAAAAGTACCCCCTTCAGTGATTTCTTTAGT GTAGAAGTAGTTGCTTTGTCCAGTTATGAAGAGAAGGAGGAGAAGTTTAAGGAGGAG GTTGCTCAACTGAGGCAGCGCTTTTTCCATTCTATTTCTCCAGGAGGGCTTGCTGGTGATAGACGGGGTGTTGTCCCTGCCACAGGATTTTCCTTTAGTGCACAACAGATTTGGAAAGTAATCAAAGAGAACAAGGACCTGGATCTTCCCGCTCACAAG GTTATGGTTGCTACTGTTCGGTGTGAAGAGATTGCCAACCAGAAATCTAATCAGTTAGTCTATGATGAG GATTGGTTGGCATTGAAAGAAGCTGTCCAAATTGGTCCCGTACAAGGTTTTGGTATAAGGCTCAGCTCCATCCTAGGCACCTATCTTTCTGA ATATGACATGGAGGCCGTCTACTTTGATGAAGGTGTAAGGAACTCAAAACGACAATTGTTGGAGTCAAAAGCATTGGAT TTTGTTTACCCTGCATACACGACCATGCTGGGACACCTGCGTTCTAAAGCACTTGAAGATTTTAAAGTGAGGCTGGAGCAATCGTTAAACAAAGGAGGAGAATTTGCTTCATCTGTTCGTACCTCTAGTCAGTCTTCCATGCTTGAGTTTGACAAAGGATGTGCAG ATACTGCCATACAACAAGCTGATTGGGATGGTTCGAGAGTCAGGGAAAAACTTAAACGTGATATAGATGCTCATGCATCATCCGTTCGTAGTGCAAAGTTGtcaaaactgaaaatcaaTTATGAG AAACAACTTTCTGCATCTTTAACTGGACCTGTAGAGGCACTACTTGAAACTGGTGGAAAAGACACTTGGACTTCAATGAGAAAACTTCTTAATCATGACACTGAAGTTGCAGTATTGGAGTTCTCAGCTgcagttgctggttttgaGTTGGACAAAGATACATCTACCAAAATGACTCAAAATTTAAGGGATTATGCAAGAAATGTGGTTGAGAAAAAAGCACGAGAAGAGGCTGGAAACATTATGATCCACATGAAGGATCG GTTCTCGACAGTCTTCAATTATGACAGTGATTCAATGCCTAGGGTTTGGACTGAGAAAGAAGACATTAGAAGTATTACCAAGGATGCCCGCTCCGCG TCTCTAAAGCTTTTGTCGGTCATGGCTGCCATCCGCATGGAGTCGAAGCCAGATAATATTGAAaaacttctcttttcttctttgatggATGGAACTGTTACTGTTTCATCTTCGCAAGATAGGAGAGTAGCAGCTTCTACGTATCCTCTTGCCTCAAGCACTTGGGAAGAG GTTTCATCAAAGGATACTTTAATTACTCCAGTACAGTGCAAGTCGTTGTGGAGACAGTTCAAGGCAGAGACTGAGTATAGTGTCACTCAAGCTATTTCAGCCCAG gAGGCTCACAAGCAGAGTAACAACTGGTGGCCTCCTCTATGGGCTATTTTGGCGATGATTGTTCTTGGTTATAACGAAATTAAACTCCTTATAAC GAACCCTCTCTACCTCATGGTTCTATTTGTtgcatatttaatttcaaggGCCTTATGGGTACAGATGGACATTGGGCGAGTGTTCCAACATGGCATC CTGTCAGGAATACTAACTATCGTATCGAGGTTTCTTCCAACTGTTATGGATCTTCTAAGAAAACTTGCAGAAAAATCTCAGGGTAATCCAGCACCTGAAGCACCCAGGCGGCCAATTTCTGTTGCTTCCCAGAGTCATAGAAATGAAACCCCTCTGCCAAACACAATATCAAGCTCAATTCCTGAGTCAACTGTGTCATCTAATATGTCGTCATCGGATGGTGGCGTCGAATACTCAAGCCCTCCCTTGAGACAAAGGCGACCTACAAACGTTCAAGAAGTTGATGTAAATGTGTTTGTACCGTGTGTATCAGATTAG